The sequence CCAGAACTGCCGCCGGTAGATGTCGGCCTGCTCGGCGGGCGCGAGCCGCTCGCTCCCGGCGACGTGCTCGCGGCACAGGCCGGCGAGCACGGCGTCGTCCGCGAGCGGCGCGCCGGCCGTGAACATGCGGGTGAGCTGCCGCATCAGGGCGGCGAGGCCGGCCGGGGGCGCGGGGTCAGGCGGCGCGCGCACGCGCCACCTCCTCGCGGATCGCCCGCGCCTTCTCCGCCTCGGCGGCGAGGACCTCGAACGAGGGGATGTCGTCGTCCCACTCGATCAGCGTCGAGACGTCGCCGGCGCGGGCGACCGCGCGCCGGTAGAGCGCCCACACGGCGTCGACCACGTGATCGCTGTGGGTGTCGAGGATGTACGCGCCCTGGTGCGTGTGGCCGGCGAGGTGGAACTGCACGATCCGGTGGTGCGGCACGCCGTCGATGTAGGCCTCCGGATCGAAGCCGTGGTTGTACGAGGAGACGTAGACGTTGTTGACGTCGAGCAGGATGCCGCAGTCGGCCTCCTCCGCGACCGCCGAGAGGAACTCCCACTCGCTCATCCGGCTCGCCGTGAAGGTCAGGTAGCTCGACACGTTCTCGAGCGCGAGCCGGACCTCGAGGAAGTCCTGCACCACCCGCGCCCGCGCCGCGACGTGCCGCACGGCCTCGTCGGTGTACGGCAACGGGAGCAGATCGTGCAGGTTGATCCCGTGCGCGCCCGTCCAGCACAGGTGATCGCTCACCCAGGGCGAGCCCACCCTGGCCAGCAGCGCCTTCAGCCGGCGCAGGTAGTCGAAATCGAGCGGATCCGTGCTGCCGATCGACAGCGAGACGCCGTGCTGGACGAGGCGGTAGCTCGAGAGGAAGCGCTCGAGGTTGGCGATCGGCATGCCGCCGTCCACCATGAAGTTCTCGCTGATGATCTCGAACCAGTCGACCCGGGGCTGGTGCTCGAAGATGTGGCGGTAGTGCGGGATGCGCAGCCCGACGCCGACGCCGAGGTCGGGGAGTCCCAGCCGCATCCGTTCGAGGTTCACCATGGTTCACCGCGAGCCTGGATCAGGGGTGGAGGGATGCGCCGCGGCGCCTCACGGCCCAGCGGATCCGCACAGCTCGGCCCAAGGGCCCTGGCGGATCCGTGCAGATCGGCCCGACGGGTCCGGCGGATCCGCGTGGATCCGCCGGATTCCGCCGGGCCGGGCGCGCCGAACCTACGACGAGCAGTCGGCCGGCTTGCAGCCGCCCTTGCCCTTGCACTCGTTCTTGCCCGAGCACTCGTGGCCGG is a genomic window of Sorangium aterium containing:
- the bufB gene encoding MNIO family bufferin maturase; translation: MVNLERMRLGLPDLGVGVGLRIPHYRHIFEHQPRVDWFEIISENFMVDGGMPIANLERFLSSYRLVQHGVSLSIGSTDPLDFDYLRRLKALLARVGSPWVSDHLCWTGAHGINLHDLLPLPYTDEAVRHVAARARVVQDFLEVRLALENVSSYLTFTASRMSEWEFLSAVAEEADCGILLDVNNVYVSSYNHGFDPEAYIDGVPHHRIVQFHLAGHTHQGAYILDTHSDHVVDAVWALYRRAVARAGDVSTLIEWDDDIPSFEVLAAEAEKARAIREEVARARAA